GCAGGCGGTTGCGCCGGCGCGACAGTCTTCCATCTTCGCGCTGACGCTGGACGAGCTGCAATACTCGGTGTGCGAGGCAGGGCGCAATTTTGGGTCCATGAACATGGACGAGTTCATGAGCAACATATGGAATGCCGATGAGTTCCAAGCAGCGACCGGCGGTGGCTTGGTGGGCATGGAGGTGGCTCCTGTGGTAGGTGCTGGTGGGGGTGGAGGTGGCCTTGATGCAGGAGGAAGCAACCTAGCCCGGCAGGAGTCGTTCTCCTTGCCTCCCCCGCTGTGCCGGAAGACGGTGGAGGAGGTGTGGGCTGAGATCAACAGGGAGCCCCGCCCGGTGCATGCCCAGCCTCAGGCCGCGCGACCCTCACAGCAGCCTCCTGTCCAGCCATCGGTTCCGGCCAACGACCGGCAGGGGACCCTAGGCGAGTTGACGTTGGAGCAGTTCCTTGTCAAGGCCGGCGTGGTCCGGGGATCTGGCACCGGCGGCCAGGCGCCTGTGCCGGTCGGCATGGTCCATGGACAGATGAACCCCGCGCAACAGGGGCAGCAGCCTGGCCCAATGATGTACCCAATTGCACCAGCCAATGGCATGTTCCCGGTGATGGGCGACGGCATGGGGTTCATCCCCAATGGGTACGCAGGGATGGTTGTggtgccgccgccaccacctcctcaagGTGGGGTGGTGGGTATCGTGAGCCCCGGGTCGTCGGACGGGAGGAGCGCCATGACGCAGGCTGACATGATGAACTGCATGGGCGAAGGAGCGATGATGGAGAATGGCGGCACCCGGAAACGCGGTGCCCCGGAGGATCTGTCTTGCGAGAGAAGCatcgagcgccgccaccgccgcatgATCAAGAACCGTGAGTCAGCGGCACGATCGCGTGCTAGGAAGCAGGTACTTACCTTGCTGCCAAAATTGTTGGTTTTTATGCAATGCTATTTCTGTAACGGTGGTAACAATGTTGGTGACACCTACACTACCTGTCTTTCTAAATCCTACAGGCTTATACCGTGGAGCTTGAAGCTGAACTGAACCACCTCAAGGAGGAGAACGCTCGTCTGAAAGCCGAGGAGGTACAGAGCTGCTGACCAGTGAAAACCATGAGAAAATTCAGTTTTCATATGCTTTTCAGTTCTTACCATTACTAAACTGTTTCATTGTTTTGTTGCAGAAGACAATTCTGCTGACCAAGAAACAAATGGTATGTACAGTTTCCAACCATCACCTGGCAATCCTCCTACACTCGCCCCCACTTGCCAATTGCTTGTAACAAATCCACTGTTATTGCTAAGTCTTAAAATAGTCAATGTGTGCATGCTGATGGAAACGCCTTGTGGCGGCGATCTTTTTTTACAGCTGGTGGAGAAAATGATAGAACAGTCCAAAGAGAACGTGAACGCCAAGAAGGGTGCCCCTCTCTCGCGGCACTGCGGCAGCTGCATCTGGTGAAAGGTGACCCGCCATCCAGCTTCCATAGCCGTGCTCGCAGGAGGATGAGGAGGAATTGTGG
The Triticum dicoccoides isolate Atlit2015 ecotype Zavitan chromosome 3A, WEW_v2.0, whole genome shotgun sequence genome window above contains:
- the LOC119272333 gene encoding bZIP transcription factor ABI5 homolog isoform X2; translated protein: MASEMSKDVKFSEEEVTSHPRVLEGEEQAVAPARQSSIFALTLDELQYSVCEAGRNFGSMNMDEFMSNIWNADEFQAATGGGLVGMEVAPVVGAGGGGGGLDAGGSNLARQESFSLPPPLCRKTVEEVWAEINREPRPVHAQPQAARPSQQPPVQPSVPANDRQGTLGELTLEQFLVKAGVVRGSGTGGQAPVPVGMVHGQMNPAQQGQQPGPMMYPIAPANGMFPVMGDGMGFIPNGYAGMVVVPPPPPPQGGVVGIVSPGSSDGRSAMTQADMMNCMGEGAMMENGGTRKRGAPEDLSCERSIERRHRRMIKNRESAARSRARKQAYTVELEAELNHLKEENARLKAEETILLTKKQMLVEKMIEQSKENVNAKKGAPLSRHCGSCIW
- the LOC119272333 gene encoding bZIP transcription factor ABI5 homolog isoform X1 — translated: MASEMSKDVKFSEEEVTSHPRVLEGEEQAVAPARQSSIFALTLDELQYSVCEAGRNFGSMNMDEFMSNIWNADEFQAATGGGLVGMEVAPVVGAGGGGGGLDAGGSNLARQESFSLPPPLCRKTVEEVWAEINREPRPVHAQPQAARPSQQPPVQPSVPANDRQGTLGELTLEQFLVKAGVVRGSGTGGQAPVPVGMVHGQMNPAQQGQQPGPMMYPIAPANGMFPVMGDGMGFIPNGYAGMVVVPPPPPPQGGVVGIVSPGSSDGRSAMTQADMMNCMGEGAMMENGGTRKRGAPEDLSCERSIERRHRRMIKNRESAARSRARKQAYTVELEAELNHLKEENARLKAEEKTILLTKKQMLVEKMIEQSKENVNAKKGAPLSRHCGSCIW